A stretch of DNA from Tsuneonella amylolytica:
CTCTCGTGATTGAACAGGATCGCCGAACACGCGAACAGGCCGTGCACGCGGTCATAGATGCCGACCATCTCGTGGGCGTAGAGCTTGGCCGCGCCGTATGGACTGCGGGGATGGAATGCGGTGTCTTCGCCCTGCGGGCTGCGGTCGGGCTCCCCGAACATCTCGCTGCTCGATGCCTGGCAGAACCGGATGGCGGGATCGACCCGGCGCACCGCCTCCAGCATGCGCGCCACGGCAAGCCCGTTGACCTCTCCGATGCCGACCGGGTCGTCGTACATGCCCGCGCCCGATGCGAATGCCGCCAGGTTGTAGAATTCGGTCGGGCGATGATCGCGCAGGAGAGCCTCGAGCACTTCGCCGTCGCGCAAGTCCCACCGGGCGGTCACGATGCCGTCCCGGACGGGGCCGCCGGCCGCCGGATCGCGGCTCGTGCCGATCACCCGGTAGCCCCGCTCGAGCAGTAGGCCCGACAGGTACCAACCGTCCTGCCCCGTGATGCCGGTGACGATCGCGGTCTTCTCGCTCATCATCCGGTCACCGCGCCTTCGGGTTGTGCCGGCCGAGCCACAACCTGGTCACCAATCGGCTGGCCGCGTTCGAATACCGGCTGCTGGCGACGAGATCGTAGGCGACCGCGCTGCCGCCCTTGCCGACGAGCGCAAGGCCGACGACGGCCGCGAAGTTGACGAGCTTGCCGGGGAGAGCGGCAACCGTCTTCGCCATCAGCCGGGCCGGTCCGTTCAGT
This window harbors:
- a CDS encoding GDP-mannose 4,6-dehydratase, translated to MSEKTAIVTGITGQDGWYLSGLLLERGYRVIGTSRDPAAGGPVRDGIVTARWDLRDGEVLEALLRDHRPTEFYNLAAFASGAGMYDDPVGIGEVNGLAVARMLEAVRRVDPAIRFCQASSSEMFGEPDRSPQGEDTAFHPRSPYGAAKLYAHEMVGIYDRVHGLFACSAILFNHESPRRGPGFVTGKIARAAARIGRGFESELSLGNLDAQRDWSFAGDSMRGMMLALQADAPGDYVFASGESHSVRDVCEVAFAQVGLDYRDHVRTSDADYRPAEAVPLVGDASKAQRVLGWAPQMDFPTLIRSMVDAELDILQHPANNPR